Within Paenibacillus sp. RUD330, the genomic segment GCTTGAGCAGATAGTCCTCCACGCCGCAGCGAAGAGCTTCGCGGGCGTAATTGAAGTCGTTGTGGCCGCTCAGGATGGCGATATGAACGGCGCTTCCCCGGCTGCGCAGCTCCGCGGCCAGCTGGAGGCCGTCCATCTGCGGCATGCGGATGTCGGTGATGAGCAGGTCCGCACCGGATTCCTCCAGCCGGCTGAGCGCCTCCCTCGCGCTTCCCCAGACGCCGACAACGCTATAAGCGGGATTGGTCCGCTCGATGATCTTCGCCAGGCCAAGACGGATCTTCTCCTCGTCGTCTACAACGGCTACTTTGATCATGGTCCTTCCTCCTCCCCTCTTCCGGCTGCGCTTTCCGGCGACAGCAGCGCCGTATCCGGAATTCTCATGGTGACGCAAGTTCCCTTGGACGGCTCTCCGTCCACTTTCAGTCCGCTGGAGGGTCCGTAACGCAGCTGAAGCCGCTCCTGCACGTTGCGCAGGCCGATTCCTCCGGCGTACGGGTCAGGCTCGCCTTCCGGCTCCCCCGGCTGCAGACGGCTGCGCACAAGCGCCAGCTCCTCCTCCGCGAGACCCCGGCCGTCATCGCAGATGATGAACAGGCGGTCGGTTCCCTCCACGCGCGTCTCGATCTTGATGTTCAGCCATTCCCGCTCGTCGTCGAAGCCGTGCAGCACCGCATTTTCCACGATCGGCTGGAAGATCAGCTTCATGACGTTCGTGTCGGCATGCCGGGCATCCGGCGTGATGTCCAGCCGGAACCGGGCTCCGTAGCGGTGGTTCATCAGCTCGATGTACTGCTCGAGATGCTCCCACTCCCTGGCGACGGATACGAGGTTGTCCCCCGCATGGAGACTGTACCGCAGCTGCTCGCCGAGCAGCTGCACCATGCGGCTTACCTCCGCATCGTCGTTGAGGATCGCCGTCATGCGGATCGATTCCAGCGTATTGTAGATGAAATGCGGGTTGATCTGCCGCTGCAGATTCTCCAGCTGCGCCTCCGTCCGGCGCTTCTCGATCCGGTAGATGTTGTCGATCAGCTCGCGGATTCTCGCGACCATGCGGTTGAAGGCGTGTCCGACCATGCCGGCTTCGTCGCGGCGCCTGACCGGGAACTGGACGTCGAAGTTGCCTCCCTGCACTTGCCGCATGAGGCCGATGATGGAACGAAGCGGCTTGGTCAAAGCCAGAATCAGAACCAGCGTGATGACCAGCGCCGCGGCCATGGACAGTCCGGCGGCGGCCAGGCTGTACATGCGGTTGCGCGCCGCGTCCTCCACCAGATGCTTTTGCGGGACGGTGATGAGCAGCTTCCAGCCCGTCTCGGGAGACTGCCGGTAGATGACGAGGTTCTCTTCCCCGGCCACTTCCGTCCGGAAGCTTCCCGATGCCCCCTTCGCTTGCTTCAGCAGCGGCGTCTGCCCGAGATTCTGGGCCAGGAACTGGCGCTCGCTGTCGTAGATGATGTTGCCCTCTTCATCGGCGATGATCGTTGTGCCCCGGGTCGCTTCGTCGAGATCCGTCACCATGTTTTCGATGACCCCGATGTTGGCGTCGACGGCGATGAGGCCGACCGAGTTGAAGGAGGTCGTGATGATGTCCCGGACGACCGTGAACACATACTGCTTGTTGTGCGAGTTGCTCGTCACCGCCTGCGTGCTGACCAGCACCGGAGTTCCGTTCCGAGCCTGCGCGAGCTGCTTCCAGCGGGCGTAGGTCTCGCGCAGGTCGTTGCGCACGCCGCCGCTCTTGACCGCGGTATAGGGGTTGCCCAGCTTGTCGAACAGGTACACGTTGCTGGACCCTTCCTTGAGATTGTTCATGAAATAGATGCTGCTTTCGATTTCGCGCTGGATCTTCAGCTTGAAGCTCCGTTCCTCCCACTGATAGGAAGGATCGCTGTCCGGATTTTCCCCCCGGTGGTTTTCATAAAAAAGATTGGACTGCTCGAGCCCGCTCTGAATTTCGTCGAGATACGCCGGGATGATGGAAATCTGCTTCATATCGTGGATGTAGTCGTCCAGCGAATTCATCATTTTGCCGGAAATCTGGGAGGCGAACGTGATCGTATTGTTCTCGATCGTGCGGAAATTATGGGAGGCGGACACATACGTAATGACCGCAATCGGCAGCAGCACGACGAACACGTATACGATGAACAGCCTTGCCTCCATCCGATGCCAGAGGGGATCGAGCCGGAGCTTCAGGCGGCTCAGCAAGCCGCTCATAACCTCGGACATGCCGCCGTCGAGCGGCGGATGACCAGCTCGCCGGTCAGCAGCACCTTCTCCACGGGGTTCGCCGGCTGCTCGGCCCGGCGCAGCAGCGCCTCCACGGCCCTCCGTCCCATCCCGTGCTTGTGCACATGGACCGTCGTCAGCGTCGGGCTCGAGAGCGCCGCATCCTGAATGTCGTCGAACCCGGTGACGGACACGTCTCCCGGCACGGAAATCCCCATCCGGGCAAGCAGCGTCATGACGCACATGGCGATGGAGTCGTTGGCGCAGGAGAAGGCGGTCGGCATCCTGCCTTCCCTCGCCAGCTCCTGCAGCATCGGCTCCAGCGCTTCCGTCATCTCCGAACGGTTATGTCCCCGCACGGTCAGCAGCCCGTCATGCTGGCCCGAGACGTCCAGCCCATGCTCCTCCAGCATGGAGCGGAAGCCGAACCAGCGGTCGTAGAAGCTGCGCGAGTACGACAGGTTGCCGACAAACTGCAGCTTGCGGTGGCCGAGGCCGATCACATAATGGACGATGCGCCTCATCCATTCGAAGTTGTTCATCGACAGCACATCCGTCGGGATAAGCGGCTCCTCGTGGTCGATCAGCACCATCGGAATGCCGAGATTACGGATCTCCAGCAGGCTTGGATAGGAGATGAGACCGACCCCGATCAGCCCCAGCACCCCTCTGGGATTGATCATTGTGGAGAACTGGCTCGTAATCTGCTCCGTCACCAGCATCGTGCCGATTCCGCGCTCGTCCAGCTCCTCCTGGGCGCCTTCGATGATGCGTCCCCAGTAGTACGACTGCCGGGTCTGAAAGCGGACGTTCGGGACGAGGATGATCACTTGCTTGTTGATGTGCACGGACTTGCCCTCATACACCGGTGTCTGGACGACGTCCGCGGCCGCCGCGTCCCGCGCGGGGAACTTGTACCCGAGCTGGATGGCCGCCTGCACGATCCGGTCCCTCGTCTCGGGCTTGACGCCTCCCTTGCCGGACAGGGCTTTGGATACGGCGAACTTCGACATCCCGACATGGTCGGCAATATCCTGCATCGTCACTTTGGCATTCATATCGAACCCGCCCATCTGTTAGGTTGTTAGGTTGATTGTCTTTTTGCAAGCTAACAGCTATGATACCACGAAACGCCGTTTCGATTTCCACCTATAGAATTTCAATCATTGCCGGAATCATCCGAACATGGGGCTAGGCCTACTGCCAGCCTCATCCGCGGGCAGCCCCGGCCGGGAACCCAGGCTCAAAAAAACCGATCCTGCAATCCCCAAGGGAAATCAGAATCGGCGTCGTTCTTCATGCGATCTTCAAAACAGCTCCAATTGCTCCACATCCGGATCCGCTTCTTCGGGAGCAGCGGGAAGAGCCGGAAGCGGCTGCCCCAGCAGGCTCATCAGCTCCCTGGCGTTGTCCGCCGCGTCGCCGCCGGAGTTGTTGTTGAAGATGACGGCAACCCGCTCCGACTGCTTCTCCAGCCTCGCCAGCCGTTCGGCCCATTCCTCCAGCTCCTCCGTGCTGTACCGGTACAAATAGCGGACCTCCCGCCAGTTCGGACGCCCGGATGAATGCCAGCCGGATACGTTGCGCCCGTGCAGCCGCACGAGCGTGAAGCCGCTGTCCGTCGCTTCCTCGACGATCGGTACCGAGCCTTCCCCCGCCTGCGGCTCGTCGCAGACGGAATGATGCCAGCCATGCTCCCGCATGAATGCCAGCGTCTTCTCCCTCATACCCGGAACGAACCAGCTCTGATGCCGGAATTCGAGCGCGCAGGGCAATCCGTCCATGCGGGCTTTGGCCTCGCGAAGCACGGCGACGTTCTCCCTCGTGCAATCGAACCAGGGCGGATACTGGAACAAGACGCAGCCGAGCTTGCCTGCCTCTATCATCGGCGTCAGAGCAAGCTTGAAATCGGCGAACATCGCGTCCTCGTCCGGATACGGGATCTTGCCGCGGGAATGGCCGGTCATGCCCTGGTAAGCCTTGACGATGAAGCGGAACGCATCCGGGGTGTCCGCCGTCCATTTCTCCATATTCCGCTTGGGCTGCACCGCATAGAAGCTGCTGTCCACTTCCACGGCGCCAAAAAGCATTCCGTAAGCGTGGAGCTTGTTCCGTGCGCTTTCCTTGGTCGGATAGAGCTTGTCGTGATCTCCCCAGCCCGCGAGTCCGATCGTGATCATCGCTTCCCTTCTCCTCTCCGCAAACTCACATTTCCTGTCATGCCCGACAGCCGCATAGGAATAGAATAACCACGAAAGCATCCTAACTTAACGAGGGTGGTGTCGGGATGACATTCGTATGGGCCGCAATCGTCGTGCTGGTTGTGGGAGCGATTCTTTTCATCAGCATCAAGGCCGGCAAAGGGTGGGTTCTGGCCAAGTCGGAGAGCAGCGTCCGGGCCGACCGGCTGTACCGCCTGCAGGCCTATCTCCGGGATCATGGAATCAAGACCAAGCTGAGCGAGGAAGCCGGCAGCCTGCGCCTGCTTGTCCGCCGCGGCGAAGCGGAGCAGGCCCGCCGGCTGGCGGAGGCCTTCGATGACGAAGGCCATTGACGCCGGCTCAGGCAGGCTCCCGCCGGAGTCCGCAAGGCCATGCCGCCCCTATTCGGGCGGCGTCCCTTGGGGGGGCCGTCTGGACGGAGCTCCCTTCGGACGTCGGCCCGATTGCCGCCTGACCAGGCGATAGCCGAGGCGGATTCCGTTCATCATCCAGGGCGGAATGCGCAGCGATCGGTCCGGCTTGGCGAATAAAGGCCGATAAAGGCCGTAGTAGGCTCTTTTCAAATCCGTCCACATGCTGCAGGGCTCCGGCTTCAAGAAATCGGATACGTCGACGACGACTCCCCTTCCGTCGCTGACCATCACATTTTTCCCATGGACATCATGAGGGTTCAGTCCTCTCGAGGCTGCATAGGCGAGCGCATCGTCCACGTCGGCGATCGCCCGCTCCGGAATGACAAGCCCTTCCAGCAGGCAGCGGTACAGCGTCACTCCCCGCAGCCGCTTCAGCAGCAGATATCGGGCTCCCTCGTGCTCTCCGGATGCATAACAGCGGCCATAAGCCGGGTGCTCCCCCAGCTTGCGGTAAACCTCCACTTCATCCTCCCAGCCCTCCCGGTCCGGGGCATAGACCTTGACCGCCAGCCCCTCGAGCTCCGGATGAGCCAGAACCGCGGCATAGTTGCCGCAGCCGAGCAGCTCCCAGCCCGGAGGGATATCCAGCGCCTGCACCGGATGGCGCAGGCTCCCGCTCTCGAGCCTCAGCCCAGGCAGCAGCTCCGTGCGTATTCTTTCCTCGGCATGCCTTACTGCCTGCTGTTCCATTCGATGTCCCTCCAAAATAAGAGAAGGCCCGCAAGCGGACTGCAGTCCGGCTACGGGCGATACATGCTGAACTTGCGTTGAAGCTTGAGCGGCAGCCGCTTGTGGTGGATGCCCAGCTTATAGCCGATCAGCTTGGCCGCATTTTCCGCCGCAAGGCGGGGAATCCGCAGCCACTTGCCGTCTCCCGCCAGCGACCTGAGCTGGGCCTTGACCAGTCCGGCCCCCTCCTTGCCGACGGAAGCGTAAGGGAGTATCCAGGACTGCTCCGCCATGGAGACGCCGTTGTCGTAAAACCGCTTGAACTGCTGCAGCGGCGTGTAGTCATGGGAATGCACAACGCGGGCTTCGGCATTGTAGGCGATCCGATAGCCCTTGAGCACGAGCTTCGCCGCCATGAAAAGGTCTTCGTTGAAATGCGTCGGCTCCTGGAATCCGCCCATCTCCGTGAACATGCCCCGGCGGATCGCCGAGCAGACGTTGGAGCAGAAGAAGGTTTTGATGCCGAGCGCGCCGAGATCCTCCCTCCCCTTCTGCCGGGATTCCGGAGGATAGTTGTATTCCCTCGACATGCGCTCCAGCTGATCGGCTTCGGGCCTCGCCAGCTGGCGGGCATAAGCATATCCGATGCCATCCTCGTGAAGCGACATGGCCAGCTGCTCCAGCAGCCGGTCGTCGCAAGGCATGGCGTCCTGGGTCATGAACAGCAGGATGCAGCCCGAAGCTTCCGCAGCCGCACGGTTGCGAGCGCCGCCATGGTCGAATTCCGAGCGCCGGATGGTCAGGACTCGGGCGCCTGCGCGATGAGCCGTCTCCGGAGTCCCGTCCGACGATTCCGTATCGATGACGATGATTTCGTATGGGGGAAGGGTCTGCCGCTTGAGCCGCTCCAGCAGCTCTCCGAATCCCGGACCGGCATTGCGCGTCGGAATGATGACCGAGATTCTGTCCGTCAGCCCCCGCGAATAAGGAAGGCCGGCAGCCGGGGAGTCGGCCCTGCTGTTAATAGGCATTTTTATGGATGAGTCCTTTCACGACGGTTTTGAAAATGATGCGGATATCGAAGAAGAAGCTCCAGTTCTCGATATAGAACAAGTCATGCCGTATCCGCTCGTCGATGGACGTATCCCCTCGCAGGCCGTTCGTCTGAGCCCAGCCGGTAATTCCCGGCCGGATATGATGCTTGACCATGTAGCGCGGCACTTCCTCCTTGAACTGCTCCACGAAGAAGGGACGTTCCGGACGGGGGCCGACTACGCTCATTTCTCCCCTCAGCACATTGAAGAACTGAGGAAGCTCGTCAAGGCTCGTGCTGCGCAGGAACGTGCCGAAGCGGGTGCGGCGCGGATCGTTCTTGACCGTCCAGGTGACGTCGGAAGCGACTCCGGCGCTGACCTTCATGGACCTGAACTTCAGCATATGGAAGCTGCGGCGGTTGAGCCCCACCCGCTCTTGCCGGAACAATACCGGTCCGGGAGAAGTCAGCTTGATGCCGACGGCGATCCCGAGCAGGATCGGGGACAGCAGAAGGATGGCGATAAGGGAAAACAGGATGTCAAAGGTTCGCTTGGCGATCCGGTTGCCCATCTCGTCCAGCGGCACGTCGCGGATGTTGATCAGCGGCACGCCCGCGAAATTGTCGAAGAACGGCTTGGCGGGCAGCAGATCGAAGTAATCGGGAATGATCAGCGTTTTGACGCCGGCCTTCTCGCAGATCTTGATAATGGAGCCGTACTTGGAGTGGGCATCCAGCGGGAGCGCCATGATGACCTCGTCGATCGTCGGATTGTCCGCCAGCATCTGCTCCAGATCCTCCAGCTTGCCGACAATCGGGCTGAGCGGCTCCGAGCTGTAGCTCCCAATCACCTCGGGTTCGTGCCGGACCTGGAAATCATCCAGGAAGCCGTACACTTCATAACCGAGATCCGGATAGAGGCGCAGCTGGTCGTGGAAGCTCCGGCCGACGCTGCCCGCCCCCAGAATAAGCACGTAGCGCTTGTTGAATCCGCGCCGGCGGAATACGGTAAGCAGACGTTTGACCGCGAACCGGTACACGATCATCGCGAACAGGTTGAAAGCGAAGAAGATGGCCAGGAACTCCCTGGAAATATGTACTTCCTTGCTGATGAACAAGAGGCTCAAGAGAAGCAGCAGGCTCAGGCACTGCACCTGGAAGATCTTGAGCACGTCGCGCGAGAAGTTCATCCGGCGCTTGGGCTGATAGAAGCTCGTATAGAACCCGATCAGGACGGCGGCGAATGCATAGACCGTGCTCCAGACGAGATAGGTCTTGAACGGAATCGTCTCGTAGGACGGCAGCAGTCCGCTGTGGAACTTGATCCAGTAGGCGATCAGAAATACGCCCAGCATGCAGACCAGATCCGCCAAAATGTATATTTGCGTCAAAAAACGCTGGTTTCTTCTCAACATAGTCATCACCGCAAATCTATAAGTCTAGCTATCTCACTAATTGTACCAAAAAAGGAGAAAGCCAGCTATCTATTCGACGCGTCATGCGGCAAAAGGTTGCTGGCAATGAGAGGAGCCCCGGCCTGCAGGCCGGCGGATCAACGGCGCCGCGGCTTCAAACGGAGCGCGCGCCGCTTGCGCCGCATTTCCGGAATGCGGTTCCAGATGGTTTTCCAGCAAGGAGCCAAATCTCTCTCCTTCACTATGATATACCCCGCTTTGAGGATTTCTATCGCGATCACGGCGGGCAGGTTCAAAAGGCTTCGCTCGTTTTTGATCAAGGTGTAGAAGCGGTTCTCGTAGGAATGCCTCCGCACGAACAGAGAGATTCCCGAACGCCCGCCTTCCTTCCAGCCCCGCGCATGCAAAGCTCTCGCCTCCGGCGCGTAGAGGGATTTCCAGCCGAGGAGCTCCGCCCTCCAAGCCGCATCGACATCCTCCTTGTAAGCGAAAAAGGTTTCGTCGAAAAATTCGCCCTCGATGGAGACATGCTCCATCATGCGGCGGCGGTACATCGCGGCGGCTCCGGATACGCCGAACGCCTCGCCGCCGTCCAGCCAGCGGGAGGCCGGCTCCCCGGCTCCGCGGTCGCGGGCCTGCCGCGCGGCATCCATCGACAGGCCTGTGCTGTCGATGACCGCCTCCGGCGGCAGGCGGTCCAGCCAGGCGCGGACCGCCTGCGGCAGCGCCCGGCGCGGCGATGCCGGGCCGGCCGCCGGAGCTCCGGCGGCGGCCTTGCCGCCGCCCGCTCCGGGAGCTTCCGCTGCGGGCCTGCTGCCACCCGCTCCTGAAGCGCCGGCAGCAGGCATGCCGACGCCTCCCTCCGGCTGGCGGACCAGCATGCCGGCGGCGCTGCCCGCTGCCGGCATGCGGTCCAGCCGCTCCGCCAGCCCGCGCACATAATCCGGATGCAGCCTGACATCCGGATTGAGGACGAGCGCGTAATCGCTGTCCGCCTCCGCGAGCGCTCGGTTCTGGCCGCCGGCAAAGCCGGTATTCACCGCGCTCTCGATGATGACGAGCCGCGCGCGGGCGCCGCCTGACGGCAGCTGGGCTGCTTCAGCCCCGTAGTGGCTGCCTTCATCCGCCTGCCCTTGCCTGCCGGCTTGCCGCTCGCGGTCCGCTCGGAGGTCCCTCTCCCGCGCGATTCCCGCCTCGTAGCGGCGCAGCCGCTCCACCGTGCCGTCGCTGGACGCGTTGTCCAGCACGATAATCTTCTCGATGGGATACGACTGCGCCAGGACGCAGTCCAGGCAGCCCTCGATATCCTCTTCGCTGTTGTAAGTCACGATATGGACGCTCACCGTCCCCCGGACAGGAGCGGCAGCGAAGCCTGCCGCCCCGCTGCCGCCCTTGTCCGGAGACAGCGACGAATGCGCCGCTGGATCCTGGTTGTTCATTTATACTTCGAACCCGCCTTCCGAAATGACCTTCTGAATAAAATAATAACTGTCTTTCGGCGTGCGTTCCAGTGTTTCATAGTCCGTGTATACGATTCCGAAGCGCTTGGCGTAGCCTTCAGCCCACTCGAAGTTGTCGAGCAGCGACCAGGCGAAGTAGCCCGCAAGCGGTACGCCGGAGTCGATGAGGCGCTGGCACTGAATGAAATGCTTGCGGTAGTAGTCGACCCTGTCGGCGTCATGGACGCTGCCGTCGGCATCCAGCCTGTCGTCGCAGCAGGCACCGTTCTCCGTAATGTAGATCGGAGTATCGCCGTATTCCTCATGCAGCCAGCTGAGCACCTTGTAGAGCGCCTCCGGATAAACGTTCCAGCCGATATGCGTCTGGTCGAAGCCGACCTGAACATCCTCGCTGTCGAACAGCCCGTTGTTCTCCTTGTAGCGCGTGTAGCCGCCCGTGTAGAAGTTCACGCCGATGAAGTCGATCGGCTGCGCAATCGTCTCCATGTCTCCCGGAAGAATCGGCACTTCGACGCCTTTGCCGCGGAACCACTCCACCAGGAACTGCGGATACGTCCCCTTGAACGTCGGCTCGAGGAACCACTCGTTGCCCCAGGCGCGCGAGCGGCGGGCCGCCTCCACATCCTCCGGCTTCGTCGTGTAAGGCTCCGACCAGCTCAGGTTATGCGTCGTCCCGATTTCTCCGGGCAGTCCCAGGCTGCGGTACAGCTGGACCGTCCTTCCATGGGCGACCATGCAGTGATGGGCGACGTTCGTCGCCAGCTGCAGATCCGTGTGGCCGGGAGCGTGCACGCCGATGAAGTTGGAGAGGAAGGAGACGCACCAGGTTTCGTTGAACGTGATCCACTGCTTCACTTTGCCTCCGAAAGCATTGAACACGACCTCGGCATACTTCAGGAACGCATCGATCGTCTCGCGGTTGTCCCAGCCGCCCTTGTCCTGCAGCGCCTGCGGCAGATCCCAGTGGTACAGCGTGACGGCCGGCTCGATGCCGGCTTCGATCAAGCCGTCGATGACGCGGCCGTAGTAGTCCAGTCCCTTTTCATTGACCTCTCCCGTGCCCTGCGGGAAGATCCGCGGCCATGCGATGGAGAAGCGGTACGAAGACACTCCCAGCTTCTTGAGCAGGGCAATGTCTTCCTCGTAGCGGTGGTAGCTGTCGCAGGCCACGTCTCCCGTGTCGCCGTTCACGACCTTTCCGGGCGTGCGGGAAAAGGTATCCCAGATGGACATGCCGCGGCCGTCCTCGTTCCAGGCGCCCTCGATTTGATAGGAAGCTGTCGCTGTGCCCCAGACGAAGTCTTTGGGGAAAGTAATTTTAGCCATAATAAGTCCCTCCGAAAGTAGAATGCTAGCAGTTGAGGTTGGTTCCTCCGGTCGCAAAGCCGTCTGACTCGGCCCCTCCAGCCAAATTCTGTAAAACGATTAGCGCTCCCTAGCCGCTTTGGCGCATCAAGACATGCACCGAACGCTTGCCGCCCGGATCAGCGGAACAGCAGCGTCTGGATGCCGTGCGCCGGGATGCTGCTGTCCGCCAGTTCTCCTCGATGCCTCACCACATAGGGCAGCTCCGCATCCGTGCGGTTCATCACGACGAGTGCGATCGTGCCGTCCGGATTGCGGAACGCTGTCTGCTCCAGCTTGTCCGTGTATCGGGAGCTGCCGATACGGACGGCGCCAGGACGGATATAACGGCTGAAATGAGAGATATAGTAGAACGAGCTTTCATAGATGACTTCGTCCTTCACCGTGTCGGCGATGATGGGAGCATCGCAGAAGTTGCCCACATGGTTCGGGCCGCCCTGCTCGTCGAGCACGATGTTCCAATCCGTCCAGCCGGCCGTCCAATTGTTCAGGTTGCCGAGAATGTCATGGCCGTAGCGCTCGCCCGTATTCCAGGAGCCGATATGGACGCCGCCTTCCTGACAGCCTTCGCTGAAGAACAGAGCCTTGTCCGGGAAACGGTCATGCACGGCCGACAGAGCTTCGAAATGATCGCCCGAGTACCAATGGAAGCAGATGCCCCAGATGTGCTTGGACGCCTCCGCGTCCTCGAACGCTGTCCGTGCCCGCTCGTACACGCGCTCCTTGTTGTGGTCCCAGATCATGACCTTGATATGGCCGTATCCGGCTTTCTCCAGCGCAGGTCCGAGATAGTCGCGCACGAAATCCTTTTCCTCATCGGCGCTGTAGACGCACGAATCCCAGGTTTGAACGGCTTTGGCCTCGTTCTGCACGCTCAGCGCCCAGATTTCGATGCCTTCCTGCTTGTAAGCCTCGACGTACTTCACGAACATGTCGGCCCATGCCTGGCGGTATTCCGGCTTAAGCTGTCCACCGCGGTTCATCTCGCCGTTGGTCTTCATGAAGGCCGGCGGACTCCACGGGGAGGAGAACAGCCTGAAGCCGCTGCCCGCCTTGTCGGCCGCACGCCTGATCAGCGGCAGGATCGACATGCGGTCGCGGTCGACGTTGAAACTTTCCAGCCCTTCGTCCCCGTCTGTTACATAGGCGTAATTGCCGAGCGAGAAATCGCAGCTCTGAATATGGGAGCGGCACAGCGTATAGCCGATTC encodes:
- a CDS encoding sensor histidine kinase yields the protein MSGLLSRLKLRLDPLWHRMEARLFIVYVFVVLLPIAVITYVSASHNFRTIENNTITFASQISGKMMNSLDDYIHDMKQISIIPAYLDEIQSGLEQSNLFYENHRGENPDSDPSYQWEERSFKLKIQREIESSIYFMNNLKEGSSNVYLFDKLGNPYTAVKSGGVRNDLRETYARWKQLAQARNGTPVLVSTQAVTSNSHNKQYVFTVVRDIITTSFNSVGLIAVDANIGVIENMVTDLDEATRGTTIIADEEGNIIYDSERQFLAQNLGQTPLLKQAKGASGSFRTEVAGEENLVIYRQSPETGWKLLITVPQKHLVEDAARNRMYSLAAAGLSMAAALVITLVLILALTKPLRSIIGLMRQVQGGNFDVQFPVRRRDEAGMVGHAFNRMVARIRELIDNIYRIEKRRTEAQLENLQRQINPHFIYNTLESIRMTAILNDDAEVSRMVQLLGEQLRYSLHAGDNLVSVAREWEHLEQYIELMNHRYGARFRLDITPDARHADTNVMKLIFQPIVENAVLHGFDDEREWLNIKIETRVEGTDRLFIICDDGRGLAEEELALVRSRLQPGEPEGEPDPYAGGIGLRNVQERLQLRYGPSSGLKVDGEPSKGTCVTMRIPDTALLSPESAAGRGEEEGP
- a CDS encoding LacI family DNA-binding transcriptional regulator — its product is MNAKVTMQDIADHVGMSKFAVSKALSGKGGVKPETRDRIVQAAIQLGYKFPARDAAAADVVQTPVYEGKSVHINKQVIILVPNVRFQTRQSYYWGRIIEGAQEELDERGIGTMLVTEQITSQFSTMINPRGVLGLIGVGLISYPSLLEIRNLGIPMVLIDHEEPLIPTDVLSMNNFEWMRRIVHYVIGLGHRKLQFVGNLSYSRSFYDRWFGFRSMLEEHGLDVSGQHDGLLTVRGHNRSEMTEALEPMLQELAREGRMPTAFSCANDSIAMCVMTLLARMGISVPGDVSVTGFDDIQDAALSSPTLTTVHVHKHGMGRRAVEALLRRAEQPANPVEKVLLTGELVIRRSTAACPRL
- a CDS encoding DUF72 domain-containing protein, yielding MITIGLAGWGDHDKLYPTKESARNKLHAYGMLFGAVEVDSSFYAVQPKRNMEKWTADTPDAFRFIVKAYQGMTGHSRGKIPYPDEDAMFADFKLALTPMIEAGKLGCVLFQYPPWFDCTRENVAVLREAKARMDGLPCALEFRHQSWFVPGMREKTLAFMREHGWHHSVCDEPQAGEGSVPIVEEATDSGFTLVRLHGRNVSGWHSSGRPNWREVRYLYRYSTEELEEWAERLARLEKQSERVAVIFNNNSGGDAADNARELMSLLGQPLPALPAAPEEADPDVEQLELF
- a CDS encoding glycosyltransferase family 2 protein, which gives rise to MPINSRADSPAAGLPYSRGLTDRISVIIPTRNAGPGFGELLERLKRQTLPPYEIIVIDTESSDGTPETAHRAGARVLTIRRSEFDHGGARNRAAAEASGCILLFMTQDAMPCDDRLLEQLAMSLHEDGIGYAYARQLARPEADQLERMSREYNYPPESRQKGREDLGALGIKTFFCSNVCSAIRRGMFTEMGGFQEPTHFNEDLFMAAKLVLKGYRIAYNAEARVVHSHDYTPLQQFKRFYDNGVSMAEQSWILPYASVGKEGAGLVKAQLRSLAGDGKWLRIPRLAAENAAKLIGYKLGIHHKRLPLKLQRKFSMYRP
- a CDS encoding undecaprenyl-phosphate glucose phosphotransferase encodes the protein MLRRNQRFLTQIYILADLVCMLGVFLIAYWIKFHSGLLPSYETIPFKTYLVWSTVYAFAAVLIGFYTSFYQPKRRMNFSRDVLKIFQVQCLSLLLLLSLLFISKEVHISREFLAIFFAFNLFAMIVYRFAVKRLLTVFRRRGFNKRYVLILGAGSVGRSFHDQLRLYPDLGYEVYGFLDDFQVRHEPEVIGSYSSEPLSPIVGKLEDLEQMLADNPTIDEVIMALPLDAHSKYGSIIKICEKAGVKTLIIPDYFDLLPAKPFFDNFAGVPLINIRDVPLDEMGNRIAKRTFDILFSLIAILLLSPILLGIAVGIKLTSPGPVLFRQERVGLNRRSFHMLKFRSMKVSAGVASDVTWTVKNDPRRTRFGTFLRSTSLDELPQFFNVLRGEMSVVGPRPERPFFVEQFKEEVPRYMVKHHIRPGITGWAQTNGLRGDTSIDERIRHDLFYIENWSFFFDIRIIFKTVVKGLIHKNAY
- a CDS encoding glycosyltransferase, with the translated sequence MNNQDPAAHSSLSPDKGGSGAAGFAAAPVRGTVSVHIVTYNSEEDIEGCLDCVLAQSYPIEKIIVLDNASSDGTVERLRRYEAGIARERDLRADRERQAGRQGQADEGSHYGAEAAQLPSGGARARLVIIESAVNTGFAGGQNRALAEADSDYALVLNPDVRLHPDYVRGLAERLDRMPAAGSAAGMLVRQPEGGVGMPAAGASGAGGSRPAAEAPGAGGGKAAAGAPAAGPASPRRALPQAVRAWLDRLPPEAVIDSTGLSMDAARQARDRGAGEPASRWLDGGEAFGVSGAAAMYRRRMMEHVSIEGEFFDETFFAYKEDVDAAWRAELLGWKSLYAPEARALHARGWKEGGRSGISLFVRRHSYENRFYTLIKNERSLLNLPAVIAIEILKAGYIIVKERDLAPCWKTIWNRIPEMRRKRRALRLKPRRR
- a CDS encoding GH1 family beta-glucosidase, with protein sequence MAKITFPKDFVWGTATASYQIEGAWNEDGRGMSIWDTFSRTPGKVVNGDTGDVACDSYHRYEEDIALLKKLGVSSYRFSIAWPRIFPQGTGEVNEKGLDYYGRVIDGLIEAGIEPAVTLYHWDLPQALQDKGGWDNRETIDAFLKYAEVVFNAFGGKVKQWITFNETWCVSFLSNFIGVHAPGHTDLQLATNVAHHCMVAHGRTVQLYRSLGLPGEIGTTHNLSWSEPYTTKPEDVEAARRSRAWGNEWFLEPTFKGTYPQFLVEWFRGKGVEVPILPGDMETIAQPIDFIGVNFYTGGYTRYKENNGLFDSEDVQVGFDQTHIGWNVYPEALYKVLSWLHEEYGDTPIYITENGACCDDRLDADGSVHDADRVDYYRKHFIQCQRLIDSGVPLAGYFAWSLLDNFEWAEGYAKRFGIVYTDYETLERTPKDSYYFIQKVISEGGFEV
- a CDS encoding glycoside hydrolase family 30 protein, which encodes MSEGTNSTRIAVSAYAVLEAGTARVLQTARDTGDRLQEMPQLRFRADDNGHENQLINIYDDVAYQTIEGFGGALTEASAVTIAKLSPARQQEIIDAYFDPEHGIGYTLCRSHIQSCDFSLGNYAYVTDGDEGLESFNVDRDRMSILPLIRRAADKAGSGFRLFSSPWSPPAFMKTNGEMNRGGQLKPEYRQAWADMFVKYVEAYKQEGIEIWALSVQNEAKAVQTWDSCVYSADEEKDFVRDYLGPALEKAGYGHIKVMIWDHNKERVYERARTAFEDAEASKHIWGICFHWYSGDHFEALSAVHDRFPDKALFFSEGCQEGGVHIGSWNTGERYGHDILGNLNNWTAGWTDWNIVLDEQGGPNHVGNFCDAPIIADTVKDEVIYESSFYYISHFSRYIRPGAVRIGSSRYTDKLEQTAFRNPDGTIALVVMNRTDAELPYVVRHRGELADSSIPAHGIQTLLFR